From Cyanobium sp. Tous-M-B4, the proteins below share one genomic window:
- a CDS encoding PilN domain-containing protein, whose translation MSSTPMASQFDLLREKRQELNLPEPAEASIQGRRWLVQGVVIGAALVGVSLGVAVLVFLRALMVSSAIEGLGSVEAEVQLFETQLNASRAKLNGVTKANQDLVKGLLSVRSGSAVLRDLQMRVPEGIQLTSAAEEGTGYRLKGLSRDPQAFARINALQLQLKRSPLLDPNSITMVKASREAGAANTPQAQALVAPVSFEIQVNFRPPISPLAEKQILTQLGSEGLVRRLDLLQKEGLL comes from the coding sequence ATGAGCTCCACACCGATGGCCTCCCAGTTTGATCTGCTGCGTGAAAAACGCCAGGAGCTGAATCTGCCCGAGCCAGCTGAGGCCTCTATCCAGGGGCGCCGCTGGCTTGTCCAGGGTGTGGTGATCGGTGCTGCACTGGTTGGCGTCTCCCTTGGCGTGGCGGTATTGGTGTTTTTGAGAGCCTTGATGGTGAGCTCGGCTATCGAAGGCCTAGGCAGCGTGGAAGCGGAGGTGCAGTTGTTTGAAACCCAGCTGAACGCCAGTAGAGCCAAGCTCAATGGGGTGACAAAGGCCAATCAGGATTTGGTTAAGGGCTTGCTGTCAGTGAGATCCGGTTCAGCAGTGCTGCGGGATCTGCAAATGAGGGTGCCTGAGGGAATCCAGCTCACTAGTGCTGCTGAAGAAGGCACTGGTTATCGGCTTAAGGGGCTATCGCGTGATCCCCAGGCTTTTGCCCGTATCAACGCGCTGCAGCTGCAGCTGAAGCGTTCGCCCTTGCTTGATCCAAATTCAATCACCATGGTGAAGGCCTCCCGTGAAGCGGGTGCAGCAAATACACCCCAAGCCCAAGCATTAGTGGCACCGGTCAGTTTTGAGATCCAGGTGAACTTCCGCCCACCGATTAGTCCGCTAGCGGAAAAACAGATCCTCACCCAGCTGGGCTCTGAAGGTTTGGTGCGGCGCCTCGATCTGCTTCAAAAGGAGGGCCTGCTCTGA
- a CDS encoding type II secretion system protein GspD has protein sequence MLPVIALAEAAVQAAPRTPGAGTSVTGSPSAKAAEVPATGPLQLKVRRLSDSVELVIEGAGLAPQLQQSSGANGWQGLLTTATPSGLRVGPQRLSMPELGFQTITLDGSGSSYRVGVTPVAGAPLGRPVVSGDGVNMIISFPASAQVSLPVARFNARQPGYIPQATFAPPLQPRAVAPPLGDMAVGSMTLRNPGYLNLSGPAVTMTLKNAPAKDALMALAQVGGYGFAYVAEADAANPAAGGVDAGSTRISLAFRGESYGRAFNTALLAAGLQGRREGNMILAGPKALSKTFGPQLSKVYRLNQVGPNAAADYLANLGATVTKTNTITTSVTQGVAQGEAVSSGANSQTTQSSSITNVEAYGASSGPLLGLRATTDTRLGTITLVGDPVIVSVAEQYLKQLDLRQRQVALSVRILDVNLDNVSEIDNSFAFKWGNNFIVNDSGQLLGAFGQNLPPGEGAFDRQSSGPLESIDRSSSSQSTSSLVVDRSRDLSLTRSQLRDINSELQSATGFKLTEAGERLVVVPVDSSSETLSDSTKRSIERILSRNTGRSVSTSRSSGNVFDRSVSGTVRPNPGSLYSDNTFFDFVRAQIVSGSTKLLASPTLILQENPSLLREGSEAAASSGSSQAASQGITNIGLDSAIGRRRANEGVVRVGTNVVTGYETETPSQGGNVVCTPELSTAGLVLGARVEKIDDNGFVTFVLSPSVSAVTNQEVAPQGCGSNLNILSIRSLDTGALRVRDGQTLIMTGVISEFDRTEVSKWPILGDMPLIGQFFRSSSGRKEKRELVIMVSPRIVNDDQGGVYGYGYQPGTAAGREFFGAMNGPGGN, from the coding sequence GTGCTTCCCGTAATTGCCCTGGCTGAAGCGGCGGTTCAGGCCGCCCCTCGTACTCCTGGCGCTGGCACCAGCGTGACTGGATCGCCCAGTGCGAAAGCTGCCGAGGTGCCAGCTACCGGACCTTTGCAACTAAAGGTGCGCCGTCTCAGTGATTCGGTTGAATTGGTGATCGAAGGGGCTGGTCTGGCGCCGCAGCTGCAGCAATCCAGTGGTGCCAACGGCTGGCAGGGTTTGCTCACCACAGCCACCCCTTCGGGCCTACGGGTTGGACCCCAGCGGCTGTCTATGCCCGAACTTGGATTTCAGACCATCACCCTGGACGGATCCGGCAGTAGCTACCGAGTTGGTGTCACGCCCGTAGCGGGAGCCCCATTGGGCCGGCCTGTGGTGAGTGGGGATGGAGTCAACATGATCATCAGCTTCCCAGCCTCGGCCCAGGTGTCTCTTCCGGTAGCCCGTTTCAATGCTCGGCAGCCTGGCTATATCCCTCAGGCCACCTTTGCACCGCCGCTTCAGCCTCGGGCAGTGGCCCCCCCCCTCGGTGATATGGCCGTGGGATCGATGACACTGCGCAATCCTGGCTATTTAAATCTAAGTGGCCCCGCGGTCACCATGACCCTTAAGAATGCACCGGCCAAAGATGCCTTGATGGCTCTTGCCCAGGTGGGGGGGTATGGCTTTGCCTACGTAGCAGAAGCTGATGCAGCTAATCCCGCTGCTGGTGGGGTTGATGCAGGATCAACTCGAATATCTCTGGCATTCCGCGGTGAAAGTTATGGTCGTGCTTTCAATACAGCTTTGCTGGCAGCTGGTTTGCAAGGAAGGCGTGAAGGCAACATGATTCTTGCCGGTCCCAAAGCCTTATCCAAAACCTTTGGGCCCCAGTTGTCGAAGGTCTATCGCCTAAATCAGGTGGGCCCGAATGCGGCTGCTGATTACCTGGCTAATCTTGGGGCAACAGTTACCAAGACCAACACGATTACCACTTCGGTAACCCAGGGTGTTGCCCAGGGTGAAGCTGTCTCTTCAGGCGCCAACTCTCAAACGACACAGTCAAGCTCAATTACTAATGTGGAAGCCTATGGAGCTTCCAGCGGCCCCTTGCTTGGCCTCAGGGCTACAACCGATACTCGCTTAGGCACGATTACCCTTGTTGGCGATCCTGTTATCGTTTCAGTCGCAGAACAGTATCTCAAGCAGCTAGATCTTCGTCAGCGGCAGGTTGCCTTGAGCGTGCGAATTCTTGATGTCAACCTCGACAATGTATCCGAAATTGATAATTCATTTGCCTTTAAGTGGGGCAATAACTTTATTGTTAACGATAGTGGGCAGCTTTTAGGGGCTTTTGGTCAGAACTTGCCTCCTGGAGAAGGTGCATTTGATCGGCAAAGTTCTGGGCCTCTTGAGTCTATTGATCGAAGCTCGTCTTCTCAGTCCACTTCGTCACTCGTAGTTGATAGGTCTAGAGACTTGTCGCTCACTCGATCTCAGTTGAGAGATATTAACAGCGAGCTTCAGTCTGCTACAGGATTTAAGCTTACCGAGGCTGGGGAGCGTCTAGTTGTTGTGCCTGTTGATAGCAGTAGTGAAACGCTGTCAGACAGTACAAAGCGATCAATAGAACGTATTTTGTCTCGCAATACAGGTAGAAGTGTCTCTACTTCCAGGTCGTCTGGAAATGTTTTCGACAGGTCTGTTTCGGGAACTGTGCGTCCCAATCCGGGATCTCTTTATTCTGATAATACATTTTTTGACTTTGTGCGAGCACAGATAGTTTCAGGTTCTACCAAGTTGCTTGCTAGTCCCACCTTAATTCTCCAGGAAAATCCTTCACTGTTGAGAGAGGGGTCCGAGGCAGCGGCTTCTAGCGGATCTTCTCAAGCTGCTAGTCAAGGCATCACTAACATTGGATTAGATAGCGCTATTGGTAGAAGGCGTGCCAATGAAGGAGTTGTTCGTGTTGGTACTAATGTGGTTACGGGTTACGAGACGGAGACGCCATCCCAGGGCGGTAATGTTGTATGTACCCCGGAGTTGTCTACTGCTGGGCTTGTTTTAGGTGCCAGGGTAGAGAAAATCGATGACAACGGATTTGTCACTTTCGTTTTGTCTCCAAGCGTTTCAGCAGTTACTAATCAAGAGGTTGCTCCCCAGGGCTGCGGATCAAATCTAAATATCCTTAGTATTCGTAGTCTTGATACAGGAGCTTTGCGCGTCCGCGACGGTCAAACACTTATTATGACTGGTGTTATTTCTGAATTCGATAGAACTGAGGTTAGCAAGTGGCCCATCCTTGGCGACATGCCTTTGATCGGTCAATTCTTTAGGTCAAGTTCGGGGCGTAAAGAAAAGCGTGAACTCGTGATCATGGTGTCGCCGCGAATAGTTAACGATGATCAAGGTGGAGTCTATGGCTATGGCTATCAGCCCGGAACTGCTGCTGGGCGTGAATTCTTCGGGGCAATGAATGGCCCGGGCGGCAATTAA
- a CDS encoding RodZ domain-containing protein: protein MSTTIQLQARGGESWVLVEDLKGRQVFDAILQPGAPKRLPLAQGLRLRSGRADLLFVAVGDAAPKPLGDVGDLDWVEIRP from the coding sequence GTGTCTACCACGATTCAGTTGCAGGCTCGAGGTGGTGAGAGCTGGGTATTAGTGGAAGATCTCAAGGGGCGCCAAGTCTTTGATGCAATACTGCAGCCAGGAGCGCCAAAGCGGTTACCGCTGGCTCAGGGGTTGCGGCTGCGCTCCGGTCGCGCCGATCTGCTTTTCGTTGCTGTTGGAGATGCGGCGCCTAAGCCCCTCGGCGACGTTGGCGATCTCGATTGGGTGGAGATTCGCCCCTGA
- a CDS encoding pentapeptide repeat-containing protein, whose product MIKLLDSRSCRNCKLQDSDLVHANLRDADLRGAQLQRANLGQAKLDGARLNGADLSFTSLTGASLRGADLRGARISGTDLRQADLSGALLDPGALSRSHWQQAKGVNQEQLSFVELHNAGVEASMQGRHSEAEGYFNAAIRREPAAAITWVARGITRGQQGQVEMAAKDFNYAANLYEQGGDTSQAQQLRAAVKQMGQGDQQGSGNGFGSQVLNGLISTFGALAPLAIKAAGMGMGVGF is encoded by the coding sequence TTGATCAAGCTGCTGGATAGCCGTAGCTGCCGTAATTGCAAGCTGCAGGATTCAGATCTAGTTCACGCCAACCTGCGTGATGCGGACCTTAGGGGCGCCCAGTTGCAGCGAGCCAATCTTGGCCAAGCAAAGCTAGATGGGGCGCGCCTTAACGGCGCAGACCTTAGTTTCACCAGCCTTACGGGTGCCTCGCTGCGGGGCGCCGATCTGCGCGGAGCACGAATAAGTGGCACCGATTTACGCCAGGCCGATCTGAGTGGAGCCCTGCTAGATCCAGGAGCCCTGTCGCGAAGCCACTGGCAACAGGCAAAGGGAGTGAATCAAGAGCAGCTGAGCTTTGTGGAACTCCATAACGCCGGGGTGGAGGCTTCGATGCAGGGACGCCATAGCGAAGCGGAGGGTTATTTCAATGCCGCCATTCGGCGCGAACCAGCCGCTGCAATCACCTGGGTAGCCCGAGGGATCACGAGGGGGCAACAGGGACAGGTTGAAATGGCGGCCAAGGACTTCAACTACGCCGCCAACCTGTATGAACAGGGCGGTGACACCAGCCAGGCCCAACAGCTGCGGGCAGCCGTAAAGCAGATGGGCCAAGGCGATCAGCAGGGAAGCGGAAATGGCTTCGGCAGCCAGGTGCTGAATGGCCTGATCTCAACCTTCGGAGCACTGGCGCCACTAGCGATCAAGGCAGCAGGCATGGGCATGGGGGTGGGATTCTGA